From Cellulosimicrobium sp. ES-005, one genomic window encodes:
- a CDS encoding glycosyltransferase family 2 protein, whose translation MTLPDPVAPSPGAPHPTVTVVVPVYNDVARLRTCLAALAAQDYPADRFDVVVADNASTEDLRPALPAGDGRFTVVLEPRRGSYVARNTAARRATGEVLAFTDGDCIPRPDWLSRAVAALTAEDPPDAVGGDINILFRDGSRPTTGPELYETVEGFDQERFVTVTHFAATANLVVPRATFERVGDFNAALKSGGDLEWGRRLQEIGGRLDFAADAVVDHPSRPSWRDLTHKTVRITHGLVDLTENPETAGFARDSWHNTKQTFTVWIRIWQAPWPEERGAKLRFAAARSYAGLLELGVRARRRLTDRGRARRSGVSG comes from the coding sequence ATGACCCTCCCCGACCCCGTGGCCCCGTCGCCCGGCGCGCCGCACCCCACCGTCACCGTGGTGGTGCCGGTCTACAACGACGTCGCGCGCCTGCGGACGTGCCTCGCGGCCCTCGCCGCCCAGGACTATCCGGCGGACCGGTTCGACGTCGTCGTGGCGGACAACGCCTCGACCGAGGACCTGCGGCCCGCGCTCCCCGCCGGGGACGGGCGCTTCACGGTCGTCCTCGAGCCCCGGCGCGGGTCGTACGTCGCGCGCAACACGGCCGCGCGACGCGCGACGGGCGAGGTGCTCGCGTTCACCGACGGGGACTGCATCCCGCGCCCGGACTGGCTCTCGCGCGCCGTCGCGGCGCTCACCGCCGAGGACCCGCCCGACGCCGTCGGCGGTGACATCAACATCCTCTTCCGCGACGGGTCGCGCCCGACGACCGGCCCCGAGCTGTACGAGACGGTCGAGGGCTTCGACCAGGAGCGCTTCGTGACCGTGACGCACTTCGCGGCGACCGCGAACCTCGTCGTGCCCCGGGCGACGTTCGAGCGCGTCGGCGACTTCAACGCGGCGCTGAAGTCGGGCGGCGACCTCGAGTGGGGCCGCCGGCTCCAGGAGATCGGGGGACGGCTCGACTTCGCTGCCGACGCGGTCGTCGACCATCCGTCGCGACCCTCGTGGCGCGACCTCACGCACAAGACGGTCCGGATCACGCACGGCCTCGTCGACCTGACCGAGAACCCGGAGACCGCGGGCTTCGCGCGCGACAGCTGGCACAACACGAAGCAGACCTTCACGGTGTGGATCCGCATCTGGCAGGCGCCCTGGCCGGAGGAGCGGGGCGCGAAGCTGCGGTTCGCCGCGGCGCGCAGCTATGCGGGCCTGCTGGAGCTGGGCGTCCGGGCACGGCGGCGCCTCACCGACCGGGGGCGGGCCCGGCGCTCCGGGGTGAGCGGGTGA
- a CDS encoding glycosyltransferase codes for MPDLSVVIAAFDAQDTLDEQLDALAEQDVGFAFEVLVCDNGSRDATPALVRRRQEREPWLRLVDASARRGPSAARNIGAGHARGRFLAFCDADDVVGQGWLTGMHDALQDDEFVTGSWEGDRLNRGDGTAVSWMVESVYRMDFLPWLPATGAGTMGIRRAVFEEAGGFDERLATNEDTDLSWRVQLAGHRLVHHPEIVLHVRKRDGLRAIFRQAYAYGAGDRLLRHRYADVAAAYQRREDQSSGAAAPVPELRPAARAEATAGRAARAIGSVRRVLGKVVRVRSRRDLADRVQRVGHDLGFRFARTDPTVARVPVPPVLPDPS; via the coding sequence GTGCCGGACCTGAGCGTGGTGATCGCGGCGTTCGACGCGCAGGACACGCTGGACGAGCAGCTGGACGCGCTCGCGGAGCAGGATGTGGGGTTCGCGTTCGAGGTCCTGGTGTGCGACAACGGGTCGCGCGACGCCACGCCCGCGCTGGTGCGCCGCCGTCAGGAGCGCGAGCCGTGGCTGCGGCTCGTGGACGCCTCGGCGCGGCGCGGTCCGTCCGCGGCGCGCAACATCGGTGCCGGGCACGCGCGGGGCAGGTTCCTCGCGTTCTGCGACGCGGACGACGTGGTGGGCCAGGGCTGGCTGACCGGGATGCACGACGCACTCCAGGACGACGAGTTCGTCACCGGCAGCTGGGAGGGAGACCGCCTCAACCGCGGCGACGGCACGGCGGTGTCGTGGATGGTGGAGAGCGTCTACCGCATGGACTTCCTGCCGTGGCTGCCCGCCACGGGTGCGGGGACCATGGGCATCCGTCGTGCCGTCTTCGAGGAGGCGGGCGGCTTCGACGAGCGGCTGGCCACGAACGAGGACACGGACCTGTCGTGGCGGGTCCAGCTCGCCGGGCACCGCCTGGTCCACCACCCCGAGATCGTGCTGCACGTGCGCAAGCGCGACGGGCTGCGCGCCATCTTCCGCCAGGCCTACGCCTACGGCGCGGGCGACCGGCTCCTGCGCCACCGGTACGCTGACGTCGCCGCCGCGTACCAGCGCCGGGAGGACCAGTCGTCCGGGGCGGCGGCACCGGTGCCGGAGCTGCGGCCCGCCGCCCGTGCGGAGGCCACGGCCGGGCGCGCCGCGCGGGCGATCGGCTCGGTGCGGCGCGTGCTCGGCAAGGTCGTGCGGGTCCGGAGCCGGAGGGACCTCGCCGACCGGGTGCAGCGCGTCGGGCACGACCTGGGCTTCCGGTTCGCGCGGACCGACCCGACCGTCGCGCGCGTCCCCGTGCCCCCGGTCCTGCCCGACCCGTCGTAG
- a CDS encoding GNAT family N-acetyltransferase, with the protein MTVTVRIVALDDLSPTDVEGWSDLASRAAEPNAFLDPGWLLPATRWFPAARDLRVLLAEDADRVRMVLPLGLERGFHRLPVSYATTATPYLARNASVCAPLVERDDTRGTFEAVLDAVGRRRSGLPGLLELTLFPDGPLLAALLDVAADRRLPVLERYRLERACLRVPGEDPVAHLSKRRRRHVRQDAAALAERLGGELTVVDNGGDPAATERLLDLEASGWKGDRSRKGAAQRNKPDQLGWFQEATDEMRRRGRLHVFELVGGGTTVYASAVIRSGTGLFGYLDAYDETHADLGPGVIGRVMTQELVAARGDVSLFDPCIHPKFTVPSTLYPGRRDLVGLMVAARGPVARACVGTAPTVSSALRRLRRPRPAAYDVAGSPPGGG; encoded by the coding sequence ATGACGGTCACCGTGCGGATCGTCGCGCTCGACGACCTCTCACCCACGGACGTCGAGGGCTGGTCCGACCTCGCGTCCCGCGCGGCCGAGCCCAACGCGTTCCTCGACCCGGGCTGGCTCCTGCCCGCGACGCGCTGGTTCCCTGCGGCGCGCGACCTGCGCGTGCTCCTCGCCGAGGACGCCGACCGGGTCCGCATGGTCCTGCCGCTCGGCCTGGAGCGGGGGTTCCACCGGCTCCCGGTGTCGTACGCCACGACGGCGACGCCGTACCTGGCCCGGAACGCCTCCGTCTGCGCCCCGCTCGTGGAGCGCGACGACACCCGCGGGACGTTCGAGGCGGTGCTCGACGCCGTCGGCCGCCGCCGCAGCGGTCTCCCCGGGCTGCTCGAGCTGACGCTGTTCCCGGACGGCCCCCTCCTGGCCGCGCTCCTCGACGTCGCTGCGGACCGTCGGCTCCCGGTCCTCGAGCGCTACCGGCTGGAGCGCGCGTGCCTCCGGGTCCCCGGCGAGGACCCCGTCGCGCACCTCAGCAAGCGCCGGCGTCGGCACGTCCGGCAGGACGCGGCCGCGCTGGCAGAGCGCCTCGGCGGTGAGCTCACGGTCGTGGACAACGGGGGTGACCCGGCCGCGACCGAACGCCTGCTGGACCTCGAGGCGTCCGGGTGGAAGGGCGACCGGTCGCGCAAGGGCGCCGCGCAGCGCAACAAGCCGGACCAGCTCGGCTGGTTCCAGGAGGCGACCGACGAGATGCGACGGCGCGGGCGGCTGCACGTCTTCGAGCTCGTGGGCGGCGGGACCACGGTCTACGCGAGCGCGGTGATCCGTTCCGGCACCGGGCTCTTCGGCTACCTCGACGCCTACGACGAGACCCACGCGGACCTGGGGCCGGGCGTGATCGGCCGGGTCATGACGCAGGAGCTCGTCGCCGCGCGCGGCGACGTCTCCCTCTTCGACCCGTGCATCCACCCCAAGTTCACCGTCCCGTCGACCCTGTATCCCGGACGCCGGGACCTCGTCGGGCTCATGGTCGCCGCCCGCGGACCCGTCGCACGCGCCTGCGTCGGGACGGCGCCCACGGTCTCGTCCGCACTGCGGCGCCTGCGGCGTCCTCGTCCCGCGGCGTACGACGTTGCGGGCTCGCCGCCGGGGGGTGGGTGA
- a CDS encoding polysaccharide deacetylase family protein produces MSRARWPVLVRRGALDRAPRPAGGTFRSQAVPPFPVPPVLAREFGVFCVDTTERVVALTYDDGPHPEHTPRLLDVLARRGATATFFVLGQHVARYPEVARRVVAEGHEVALHGEDHRSLLTLGDEEAVRRIGDAKRRVEDVTGVPLRLYRPPYGRHTVAQARGIRALGLELVIWSGDAHDWLHDDEDRIAGRALHDVFPGGIVLLHDDRADPETLEPGQELPRFDRARVLVTLLDGLAAQGYRTSTVGGLLHEHRPVRSRSRSERPAS; encoded by the coding sequence GTGAGCCGCGCCCGGTGGCCCGTGCTCGTCCGCCGGGGAGCCCTCGACCGTGCCCCGCGGCCCGCCGGGGGGACGTTCCGGTCCCAGGCCGTCCCGCCCTTCCCCGTGCCGCCCGTGCTCGCGCGCGAGTTCGGCGTGTTCTGCGTCGACACCACCGAGCGGGTCGTCGCCCTGACGTACGACGACGGCCCGCACCCCGAGCACACCCCTCGCCTCCTCGACGTCCTGGCGCGGAGGGGCGCCACGGCCACCTTCTTCGTGCTCGGGCAGCACGTCGCCCGGTACCCGGAGGTGGCGCGACGGGTCGTCGCGGAGGGCCACGAGGTCGCGCTGCACGGTGAGGACCATCGATCCCTCCTCACGCTCGGCGACGAGGAGGCGGTCCGCCGGATCGGCGACGCCAAGCGGCGCGTCGAGGACGTGACCGGCGTGCCGCTGCGGCTCTACCGCCCGCCCTACGGGCGGCACACCGTGGCGCAGGCGCGCGGGATCCGCGCGCTGGGGCTCGAGCTGGTCATCTGGTCGGGGGACGCGCACGACTGGCTGCACGACGACGAGGACCGCATCGCCGGACGCGCCCTCCACGACGTGTTCCCCGGCGGGATCGTGCTGCTCCACGACGACCGGGCCGACCCCGAGACGCTCGAGCCGGGCCAGGAGCTGCCCCGCTTCGACCGCGCGCGGGTGCTCGTCACCCTGCTCGACGGGTTGGCGGCACAGGGCTACCGCACGTCGACGGTCGGCGGCCTCCTCCACGAGCACCGTCCGGTGCGCAGCCGGTCGCGCTCCGAGCGGCCGGCGTCGTGA
- a CDS encoding glycosyltransferase family A protein, protein MGEVRQTDEDGTALPSVSVVVATNRGGPFLAEALASVLAQSYPAAELVVVDDGSPEPADLLRIVEDAARDVASPRPRVVRRAAAGVSAARNAGVAETSGELVAFLDDDDRWHPDRLRRHAEVMAARPDVVVSYCGMRTIDAGGAELVAADQRAADDQRAVIRGPGVMLPNLVIRRETFDAVGGFDPEYRQGEDMDLVLKAAARGPFAFVDDVLVDYRHHTSNTTRSHRDLATSLRVILRRHRDDARAAGRRDLVLAYDDRLAANERFAWWSAGRAARSAVRLRRPAAAVGEVAWAVRFAPGAPVRRAWAGVRRTSRA, encoded by the coding sequence GTGGGCGAGGTCCGGCAGACGGACGAGGACGGCACCGCCCTCCCGAGCGTGAGCGTCGTCGTGGCGACGAACCGCGGCGGGCCGTTCCTCGCGGAGGCGCTCGCGTCCGTCCTCGCGCAGTCGTACCCCGCCGCCGAGCTCGTCGTCGTCGACGACGGCTCGCCCGAGCCGGCGGACTTGCTCCGGATCGTCGAGGACGCGGCGCGGGACGTCGCGTCTCCTCGGCCGCGCGTGGTGCGACGGGCAGCCGCGGGCGTGTCCGCGGCGCGCAACGCCGGGGTCGCCGAGACCTCCGGCGAGCTGGTCGCGTTCCTCGACGACGACGACCGCTGGCACCCGGACCGGCTGCGGCGCCACGCCGAGGTCATGGCCGCGCGGCCGGACGTCGTGGTGAGCTACTGCGGGATGCGGACGATCGACGCCGGCGGTGCCGAGCTCGTCGCCGCGGACCAGCGGGCCGCCGACGACCAGCGCGCCGTGATCCGCGGACCGGGCGTCATGCTCCCGAACCTCGTGATCCGTCGGGAGACGTTCGACGCCGTCGGCGGCTTCGACCCGGAGTATCGGCAGGGCGAGGACATGGACCTCGTCCTGAAGGCCGCCGCGCGGGGGCCGTTCGCCTTCGTGGACGACGTCCTCGTGGACTACCGCCACCACACGTCGAACACCACGCGCTCCCACCGCGACCTCGCGACGAGCCTGCGCGTCATCCTGCGCCGGCACCGGGACGACGCGCGCGCGGCGGGCCGCCGCGACCTCGTGCTCGCCTACGACGACCGGCTCGCCGCCAACGAGCGGTTCGCGTGGTGGAGCGCCGGTCGAGCCGCGCGCTCCGCGGTCCGCCTGCGCCGGCCCGCTGCCGCGGTCGGTGAGGTGGCCTGGGCGGTCCGGTTCGCGCCCGGCGCTCCGGTCCGCCGGGCCTGGGCCGGGGTGCGGCGCACGTCGCGCGCGTGA
- a CDS encoding glycosyltransferase family 4 protein, with protein MTPGAGRPLVHAITPGDHFSPRTGSAVPTVVDGLSRHRPEGSPRPTVLVARGTYPDRYTSAHVVEYAPRRSRRTDRYLDSALARVGAPRVAARRAFATVVGGQDEWPPSFVLAHNAPALVPLVDARHVPVLYAHNQVLRTYTARDAGRTLANAPVVCVSDFLAEQVRARLPRELGDRVRTVRNGVDPTLLDVVRADAAEDGLHVVYVGRVIPDKGVHVLLEAVGALDRDDVRVTVVGRPGFDARDPLTPYEQELRRTAADLRSPVRFASFLARDALPAVLATASVVVVPSIWPEPFGLTALEGMAAGAAVIASDVGGLPEAVGDGGLLVPPGDVDRLAEALDGLRDARTLEQAQTRARATARTRTWAAAAARLDEVLEAYR; from the coding sequence ATGACGCCGGGGGCGGGCAGGCCGCTCGTCCACGCGATCACGCCGGGCGACCACTTCTCCCCGCGGACGGGCAGCGCCGTCCCGACCGTGGTCGACGGGCTCTCCCGGCACCGCCCCGAGGGCAGCCCGCGGCCGACGGTCCTCGTCGCGCGCGGGACCTACCCGGACCGCTACACGAGCGCCCACGTCGTCGAGTACGCGCCGAGGCGATCCCGTCGGACCGACCGCTACCTCGACTCGGCGCTCGCGCGCGTCGGCGCACCCCGGGTCGCCGCACGCCGCGCGTTCGCCACCGTCGTCGGCGGCCAGGACGAGTGGCCGCCGTCGTTCGTGCTCGCCCACAACGCCCCGGCCCTGGTGCCGCTGGTCGACGCGCGGCACGTTCCCGTGCTCTACGCGCACAACCAGGTGCTGCGCACGTACACCGCCCGCGACGCGGGCCGGACGCTCGCGAACGCCCCGGTGGTGTGCGTGAGCGACTTCCTCGCGGAGCAGGTCCGGGCGCGGCTCCCCCGGGAGCTCGGCGACCGGGTCCGCACGGTCCGCAACGGGGTGGACCCGACGCTCCTCGACGTCGTGCGCGCGGACGCCGCCGAGGACGGCCTGCACGTCGTGTACGTCGGTCGGGTCATCCCGGACAAGGGCGTGCACGTGCTCCTGGAGGCGGTGGGCGCGCTCGACCGCGACGACGTCCGCGTGACCGTCGTCGGACGTCCGGGCTTCGACGCCCGGGACCCGTTGACGCCTTACGAGCAGGAGCTCCGCCGGACCGCGGCCGACCTGCGGTCCCCGGTCCGGTTCGCGTCGTTCCTCGCACGCGACGCGCTGCCCGCCGTCCTCGCGACCGCCTCGGTCGTCGTGGTCCCCTCCATCTGGCCCGAGCCGTTCGGGCTCACCGCGCTGGAGGGCATGGCGGCCGGCGCCGCCGTCATCGCGTCCGACGTCGGGGGGCTGCCGGAGGCCGTCGGGGACGGCGGCCTCCTGGTCCCACCGGGCGACGTCGACCGGCTCGCCGAGGCTCTGGACGGCCTGCGCGACGCGCGGACGCTCGAGCAGGCTCAGACGAGGGCGCGGGCGACTGCGCGGACACGAACCTGGGCGGCGGCAGCGGCCCGTCTCGACGAGGTGCTGGAGGCGTACCGATGA
- a CDS encoding glycosyltransferase, giving the protein MRVLRVSHSAVVDAWRERERELRARGVDVRLLSARAWDEGGTTVRLVPRPGEPVRGVRTIGSHPALFVYDPLPLWRALGQEWDVLDVHEEPFALATAEVLLLRRLRAVLSRRPAPPYLLYSAQNLDKRYPWPFRWFEARALRGAAGVSVCNDEAGRIVRAKGARGRVETVPLGVDPAVFAPDAGRDDRAPDRLRVGYAGRLAHHKGVDVLLAAVAGDDRLDLVVAGDGPDRVALEEAARPLGDRVRFVGALADADLVAFYRSLDALAVPSRETPGWVEQFGRVAVEAMACGVPVVATRTGALPDVVGGAGLLVAPEDPAALRATLVRVRDEDGLADRLRAAGAERAAACSWAEVARRYAGLYRTAVDGGPGSARARPTDERDPSAAVPPEVVVVAYGSPAMVRDALAPLAGKYRITVVDNSSLPEIREITELAGGRYLDPGRNGGFAAGVNHALAHRQAPGADVLLLNPDAVVTPEDVQALHRALHADPGIASVGPEQVDDDGTRARVVWPFPSPAATWTEAVGLARLRRTPAERSFVIGSVLLLRAAALDDVGGFDERFFLYAEETDWAYRAVRAGWRHAVVPEAHALHLGGATSSDPSRRETHFHASQERYLRKHHGRAGWALARAGAVVGAAARSVALRGDGRESARRRLRLYLAGPVRAESAL; this is encoded by the coding sequence ATGAGGGTCCTTCGCGTCTCGCACAGCGCCGTGGTCGACGCCTGGCGCGAGCGCGAGCGCGAGCTGCGTGCGCGGGGGGTCGACGTCCGGCTGCTGTCGGCGCGCGCGTGGGACGAGGGCGGCACGACCGTCCGCCTCGTGCCCCGTCCGGGCGAGCCGGTGCGGGGCGTGCGGACGATCGGGTCGCACCCCGCCCTCTTCGTGTACGACCCGCTCCCCCTGTGGCGCGCGCTCGGGCAGGAGTGGGACGTGCTCGACGTGCACGAGGAGCCCTTCGCGCTCGCGACGGCGGAGGTCCTCCTGCTGCGCCGGCTGCGCGCGGTCCTGTCGCGTCGCCCCGCGCCGCCGTACCTCCTCTACTCGGCGCAGAACCTCGACAAGCGCTACCCGTGGCCGTTCCGGTGGTTCGAGGCGCGCGCGCTGCGCGGCGCCGCGGGCGTGTCGGTCTGCAACGACGAGGCCGGCAGGATCGTGCGCGCCAAGGGCGCCCGAGGGCGCGTCGAGACGGTCCCGCTGGGCGTCGACCCTGCGGTCTTCGCGCCCGACGCCGGTCGGGACGACCGCGCCCCGGATCGCCTCCGCGTGGGGTACGCGGGACGGCTCGCGCACCACAAGGGCGTCGACGTGCTCCTCGCAGCGGTCGCGGGCGACGACCGGCTCGACCTCGTCGTCGCGGGTGACGGCCCGGACCGCGTGGCGCTCGAGGAGGCGGCGCGACCGCTCGGCGACCGGGTCCGGTTCGTCGGCGCGCTCGCGGACGCCGACCTCGTCGCGTTCTACCGCTCGCTCGACGCGCTCGCCGTCCCGTCGCGCGAGACGCCCGGCTGGGTCGAGCAGTTCGGGCGGGTCGCCGTCGAGGCGATGGCGTGCGGCGTGCCGGTCGTGGCGACCCGCACGGGAGCGCTGCCCGACGTCGTGGGCGGCGCGGGCCTGCTCGTCGCCCCCGAGGACCCGGCCGCCCTGCGCGCCACGCTCGTGCGCGTCCGGGACGAGGACGGCCTGGCCGACCGCCTGCGTGCGGCGGGGGCGGAGCGCGCGGCGGCGTGCTCGTGGGCCGAGGTCGCCCGCCGCTACGCCGGGCTCTACCGGACGGCGGTCGACGGCGGGCCCGGCTCCGCGCGTGCGCGGCCGACCGACGAGCGCGACCCGTCCGCGGCCGTGCCGCCCGAGGTCGTCGTCGTCGCCTACGGCTCCCCCGCGATGGTGCGCGACGCGCTCGCCCCGCTCGCCGGGAAGTACCGGATCACGGTCGTCGACAACTCGTCCCTGCCCGAGATCCGGGAGATCACCGAGCTCGCGGGCGGGCGCTACCTCGACCCCGGCCGCAACGGCGGGTTCGCCGCGGGGGTGAACCACGCGCTCGCCCACCGCCAGGCGCCCGGCGCCGACGTCCTCCTCCTCAACCCGGACGCCGTCGTGACCCCCGAGGACGTCCAGGCCCTCCACCGCGCGCTCCACGCCGACCCGGGGATCGCGAGCGTGGGGCCGGAGCAGGTGGACGACGACGGCACCCGGGCGCGCGTGGTCTGGCCGTTCCCGTCCCCGGCGGCCACGTGGACGGAGGCCGTCGGGCTCGCGCGGCTGCGCCGGACCCCGGCGGAGCGCTCGTTCGTCATCGGCTCGGTGCTGCTGCTCCGCGCGGCGGCGCTCGACGACGTGGGCGGCTTCGACGAGCGGTTCTTCCTCTACGCGGAGGAGACCGACTGGGCGTACCGCGCGGTGCGGGCCGGGTGGCGGCACGCCGTCGTGCCCGAGGCGCACGCGCTGCACCTCGGCGGCGCGACGAGCAGCGACCCGAGCCGCCGCGAGACGCACTTCCACGCGTCGCAGGAGCGCTACCTGCGCAAGCACCACGGTCGCGCGGGCTGGGCGCTCGCGCGTGCCGGGGCCGTCGTCGGGGCGGCGGCCCGCTCCGTCGCGCTGCGCGGGGACGGTCGCGAGTCCGCGCGGCGGCGGTTGCGGCTCTACCTCGCGGGGCCCGTCCGCGCGGAGTCGGCGCTGTGA
- a CDS encoding glycosyltransferase, protein MPDLSVVIAAFDAQDTLDEQLDALAEQDVGFAFEVLVCDNGSRDATPALVRRRQEREPWLRLVDASARRGPSAARNIGAGHARGRFLAFCDADDVVGQGWLTGMHDALQDDEFVTGSWEGDRLNRGNRASVSWTTDPIVTKPFFPWLPGTGAGTMGVRRAVFEEVGGFDESLVTGEDVDLSWRVQLAGHRLVHHPEIVLHVRKRDGLRAIFRQAYAYGAGDRLLQHRYADVAAAFTTGAATPGPGPADPGPPVARAGALSVVRRMARTVRNKLSRGRVGLAETVWRVGEQVGYRWGRVDPAAPRVPVPAVLPPPV, encoded by the coding sequence GTGCCGGACCTGAGCGTGGTGATCGCGGCGTTCGACGCGCAGGACACGCTGGACGAGCAGCTGGACGCGCTCGCGGAGCAGGATGTGGGGTTCGCGTTCGAGGTCCTGGTGTGCGACAACGGGTCGCGCGACGCCACGCCCGCGCTGGTGCGCCGCCGTCAGGAGCGCGAGCCGTGGCTGCGGCTCGTGGACGCCTCGGCGCGGCGCGGTCCGTCCGCGGCGCGCAACATCGGTGCCGGGCACGCGCGGGGCAGGTTCCTCGCGTTCTGCGACGCGGACGACGTGGTGGGCCAGGGCTGGCTGACCGGGATGCACGACGCACTCCAGGACGACGAGTTCGTCACCGGCAGCTGGGAGGGAGACCGCCTCAACCGCGGCAACCGCGCCTCCGTCTCCTGGACGACCGACCCGATCGTTACGAAGCCCTTCTTCCCGTGGCTTCCCGGCACCGGCGCGGGGACCATGGGCGTCCGCCGTGCCGTCTTCGAGGAGGTCGGCGGGTTCGACGAGTCGCTCGTGACCGGTGAGGACGTCGACCTGTCGTGGCGGGTCCAGCTCGCCGGGCACCGCCTGGTCCACCACCCCGAGATCGTGCTGCACGTGCGCAAGCGCGACGGGCTGCGCGCCATCTTCCGCCAGGCCTACGCCTACGGCGCGGGCGACCGGCTCCTGCAGCACCGCTACGCCGACGTCGCCGCCGCCTTCACCACCGGTGCCGCGACACCGGGGCCTGGCCCCGCGGACCCGGGACCGCCGGTCGCCCGGGCCGGTGCTCTCTCGGTCGTCCGTCGCATGGCGCGCACGGTCCGCAACAAGCTGTCGCGCGGCCGGGTCGGTCTCGCCGAGACGGTCTGGCGCGTGGGCGAGCAGGTCGGTTACCGGTGGGGCCGTGTCGACCCCGCCGCGCCGCGGGTCCCGGTCCCCGCCGTGCTCCCACCACCGGTCTGA
- a CDS encoding O-antigen ligase family protein gives MTQRAPLLRRRPVLYRAPRIPGALAARSRTVAGWLLGGAVVVALLALLGFVVPELQTAAVGGAVIVLIVGLTAYEPVALPILAMPALVVVQRVGGGGVDLSLSDFALFGAFWFALFFSPRPFSRPMRAMLWLSFVYQVATLFTVIVNPFSANVVEWFHAWVSVAGALVLGWAVGRSGRARLGLTLFLLPCLAIAAQTCLVALQQLAVGNTGPVYVDWPIAMHKNFIGCVLAFAALTAYARPWWVGWPRWFSLGAFWLCSLGVLAAQARQALIGLAIGIMLITLRGDPDRKRSKLILLAAVPAIYFVVLAVQEQLESGNEFNSANQRLTWYADSIDVWQRSPWVGMGLRWWTAGVTEFVFQPPNVELEVLTSAGIVGLVGFLVLFLGGMVVLWRINPRFGTLAFSMLMMRFVQGQFDLFWVSVQVTVPFVIVGVCLGAEAYAESRQRARDVTGRELPLDELRSVREMAER, from the coding sequence GTGACGCAGCGCGCCCCGCTCCTCCGGCGTCGGCCCGTCCTCTACCGTGCGCCGCGCATCCCCGGCGCGCTCGCCGCGCGCAGCCGGACCGTCGCCGGCTGGCTCCTCGGCGGAGCCGTCGTCGTCGCGCTCCTCGCGCTCCTCGGCTTCGTCGTCCCCGAGCTCCAGACGGCCGCGGTCGGGGGTGCGGTGATCGTCCTGATCGTGGGGCTCACCGCGTACGAGCCCGTGGCCCTGCCGATCCTCGCCATGCCCGCGCTCGTGGTCGTCCAGCGCGTCGGCGGCGGCGGGGTCGACCTCTCGCTCAGCGACTTCGCGCTGTTCGGCGCGTTCTGGTTCGCGCTCTTCTTCTCGCCCCGGCCGTTCTCGCGGCCCATGCGGGCGATGCTCTGGCTGTCGTTCGTCTACCAGGTCGCGACGCTCTTCACGGTGATCGTCAACCCCTTCAGCGCGAACGTCGTCGAGTGGTTCCACGCCTGGGTCTCGGTCGCGGGCGCCCTCGTCCTGGGCTGGGCCGTCGGCCGCTCGGGGCGTGCCCGGCTCGGCCTGACCCTCTTCCTCCTGCCCTGTCTCGCGATCGCGGCCCAGACGTGCCTCGTCGCGCTCCAGCAGCTCGCCGTGGGGAACACCGGCCCGGTGTACGTCGACTGGCCGATCGCGATGCACAAGAACTTCATCGGGTGCGTGCTCGCGTTCGCCGCCCTCACGGCCTACGCACGACCGTGGTGGGTCGGCTGGCCGCGCTGGTTCTCGCTCGGGGCGTTCTGGCTCTGCTCCCTCGGCGTGCTCGCCGCCCAGGCGCGGCAGGCGCTCATCGGGCTCGCGATCGGCATCATGCTCATCACGCTGCGGGGCGACCCCGACCGCAAGCGCTCGAAGCTCATCCTGCTCGCCGCGGTCCCGGCCATCTACTTCGTCGTGCTCGCCGTGCAGGAGCAGCTCGAGTCGGGGAACGAGTTCAACTCCGCGAACCAGCGGCTCACCTGGTACGCCGACTCGATCGACGTGTGGCAGCGCAGTCCCTGGGTCGGCATGGGGCTGCGGTGGTGGACCGCGGGCGTCACCGAGTTCGTCTTCCAGCCGCCCAACGTCGAGCTCGAGGTGCTGACGTCCGCCGGGATCGTCGGGCTCGTCGGGTTCCTCGTGCTGTTCCTCGGCGGGATGGTCGTGCTGTGGCGCATCAACCCGCGCTTCGGGACCCTCGCGTTCTCGATGCTCATGATGCGCTTCGTCCAGGGCCAGTTCGACCTCTTCTGGGTGTCCGTCCAGGTGACGGTGCCCTTCGTCATCGTGGGTGTGTGCCTGGGCGCCGAGGCGTACGCCGAGTCGCGGCAGCGCGCCCGCGACGTGACCGGTCGAGAGCTCCCTCTCGACGAGCTGCGATCCGTGCGGGAGATGGCCGAACGATGA